The stretch of DNA GCACATGGGTTGTCGCGCCCACGTGAGGAGAGGGGGGGCAGTTCGGTTCGCCCGAGATATTTGCTATACTAGTTTGGTTCggttttttgtgtatttttattaaaataaccgaaccgaaccgaataatcgattttttttaaaaaatataaccgaaccgaaccactctttttgaaaaatcgaaccGACCGAACTTACCGGGTCGGTTCGATTAGTTCGGTTTGAGcgaacttttgctcacccctacTTAAAATACCACCGTTAAGTTAGTGTGTGGCTGATTAAGCtagattgaaattaaaaaaatttcattttaaacactaaaaactagataaaattgctatagaaaaaaattgatatagttcaaattgaattaataaatttttttatcttgtttaatatgaatttaaaatatatatacacattaataaatacttaaattcaaataaaattaactatcaTTGTTTAACAATAAATTCTTAGTTAAACCTAATAATTTAACTTTAAAGGTCCACAGAACAAACCCAAACcaaatcaattttttgaaattcaaatttcattcaatcatttcattttaactttcaaaacattcaaaagaTCAAAAGATCCAACATTCAACTTCACCCTCTACAATACAAacacataattaaatatcacatttaatttttcacatatacaaaacaaaatcatcaaCATCAACATCCACATAACAGGAATTAAGATAATTGCAAACAAAGTAATATTTAAGCATTGGTTTACGTCTTCCTCAACATTGTCTTCAGCTCTTTCCCTGTTACATTCACCAGCGGATGAATTCTGTTTGTCGGCCTCATCATATAGGCTCGATTCTCCCTTTCATTCGCGAGCGAGACCCCAAACTCCTCCTTAACATCTGAATGCACACACAACATaagaattacataaaaattaaataaatacaagatCTAAAATGTCTTTGGTAGAAAAGTCAACGGTTAAGGTCAAATCGATCAACAGATTGGTTTTTGGACTGACCCAAGGGCTACCATAACTAGGCCAAACCCAGCCCCAAATACAATGGGCTAGCCGATGAACAAACTAGGCCCTGCCAATTTGGCCAACTCCAAAAATAACCTAAACCAGCCACAATTGTCGCCATCAACAACTGTCGGTGACCACTGTCGCCTGAAGATTCTCACAATCAGAGTctaccattagaaacaccaAGTCAAGGGGAGTTAACACACAAAAATATGCTAGATTTAATAGCTGAATTTTCGTAGatatgagttttaatttttaggataaaattgaaaaatgcattAGTAGTCGCCAATAGCTAccgtggccggtggtttccgacaatcagaggcaaccacctgaCACCCTTATCTCTATTGACCAACATACCTAAAAACTAGCAAGATTCAATTGTCGAATCTCCATAAATCTAAACTTAAACTTTCAGCCAAACTCATTTCACgcgtatatacgtatatatcagGGCTCTGTACTAAAAATAATTGCTGATAAAACTATAAGACTTACCTCATTGTAGATTGTGGCCAATGAAGACGCAGTTGTatgggtgagagagagaaagagatatgaCCAAAATGAGTCTAAAGGACTTTGGTGGCTCAGTCACCACTTGTACGCCTTGGGCTACACCCTTAACGACCGACGGATGGGGGCAATGgtcatgagagagagagagagaaacgaccgtgagagagagagagagagagagaaaaagatagatagatagagatagagatagcATTAGACGAGCAGGATTGCATTGGGCCTTGCAAAGGAAggaacaaaatttgaaaatgtaattttatttcatttcgaTAGTGGAGCGTGTAGTTCAAGgtgtataaataataaaatcctAATATAAAGTGCACCAACACAAATAAGGGTGAGCAAAAGTTCGAATAAACCAAACTAACCAAACTGAACCGACCAAATTGGTtggttcagttcgatttttttatGAGAAGGTTCAGTTCGGTTTGCAATACttcaaatttttggttatttagttAACCAAACTAACCGTGTGAGTTCAGCATAACCACCCTCCCTCCAAAACACGAAACCCACACCTAACCTGCTGATCGACACTCACACtccctccattctctctctatctcccccCACTCTCGCCTGCAAGTTCATGTGCTGAGGGTATAACCACACCCCctattatctctctctctctatctctctcccccCACCTCGATTACAGTGGCCCCAAAACACAGAACCCACACTTGACCGAATCGAACCCTAACCCTCAACCTACCATCCTTTGCCTtcgtttcttcttttccttgcgCTTGGACGATCGACGAGGGCTATTCCAAGATCTGGACCATGGCAGCAGTGCTAGCAGTGGCGGCTGCCGAAATGGCGGAGAGGCAATCAGCGACGATAACGTGCACTTCGAAGCTCGTCGACTAGGCCCTTTTTCTTTCCAAGTGCTACAAGATCCCTAACGACCTCAACTCTTGCATCAAAGACTCAAAGGTACACGTATTTCTGATTCAGTGATTTTTGTTCACTTGttctaaaaaattttgattgggAAACTCTTTGGCTATTTCCAattcttgttcatttgttttcGAAATTCTGATTGGGGATTGGAAAATCGTTTTGGTTTCATGTTCGGTTATACTAGGATTATCGGTTTTGATTGGGGATTGGAAACTCTTTGGCTAttgtcggttcggtttggttattaCATTTTATTGTTCAGTTATTTCGGTTATACTAGGATTATCGATCGGTTCGGTTATACTAGGATTATcgatcggttcggtttggttattaGGGAtaatttggttcggttcggttcggttagtaaTTTTTGGacggttcgattcgattataaCCGATTGAACACCCCTAAACACAAATGTCTTTTATTGAGAATGAGATTATATCTTACCCGAACCTTGTATTAATACAAATGTAACGAACCTCGTTAAGAGAAATTTTagcatttaaataattaatagcATGCCTACtattcatttcatatgttcttcatatataaaattattactcCAGCTGTTGTTATTAACCAAATTCGTACAATTTTCCTTGTTTGATTACCTGTAACTTATCATCAAGTAAATTATCTGAATTCACATTCATAAAGAATGAAATGGCATACGCAGAACCAACCAAGAAACCGAAACGACAAAATCAATCAGCATCAATTTCTGTCTGCTTTTTGTGTTCTTTGCTAATCAACCATAAAATATTGTGTCAATGAGCAAGCTCTCCCATATCTATGAAATGAAACTGGTTAATATAAATTGTTCCTTCCAACCCAAGGGATGGTTGGAATAGCCAGGCATGAACTTGCAGCAATAAAAAATGGACTCTAGTAATCAACACGAGAGGTGATTGACATCTACAAGCACTCTGACAATCAAGTAAATAAGAGATCAAAGTGACATAATATCAGTAGATTAGAAAAAAAACATACATCGACTCTTGATAGAGTTGGTTTATATGGAAGAAGGAAATGTCCTTCTGTATTCATGTTTGCCTCAAACATTGCAAGGTGGTGGGACTGGATATCCGGTATCGACGGGGCTCCCTAATGGTGGCATGGTTTCAATGGAATCTTTATTAAATGTGGACGGGATCTGCTATTAATAGAATCCTCATTAATGGGGATGAGATCTGAAGTAGGCGAGAAAGTATTCAACAATGTTAATGATGGCTGCTACAAATTAGGGTAGAGCCAAGATTGGGCCATGGGCCGAGCTATCTTTGAATCTTCTACACTCGATAGGTTTGATTTGGACTAGTACGGTCCATAAATCTTGTAGGTAAAATGCACAAATGTAAAAATTAGtttcaataaagaaaaaatctcAACTTTATATTGAATGTAAACCTCTTCATAAGTTGAATTTCAAGAGTTTTTGGCTTATtggtttgaccgcttataagctgTATCAACAGCTTATACAGCTTATAAACAATTAAGTAAAAGTTGATGAGGTGTTTGGGTGTACCTTACTAGCATTGAAGCTAGGTAGCTTAAACGCTACTACCACAACGTTTGGTGGgggaaatttttgcaaaatgctACTAATTTATAAGTTGCGTTGATCGATTATTTTACCATTTTATCCTctctttttttgcaaattttCAGTCATgcccttcttcttcaatctctgCCTTCCGCTGCTTGTTGCCTTAGTTCTTCCCACTGCCACCATCGACCATCGTTGTCGCCCCTACTGGCCGTTTTCCGTCGGCCATCACCCCCATCGACAACATTGACCGCTGCCCCCATAGTCTTTTCCGTCGGCTATCGCCCCTATTTGTTTCAACTTCTCCTCGTCCGTTGCCCCATTAGCCACTGCCCGTCGCCATCCTCACCCTTATCTCCTCCATCTTTGCTTTTCTTCCCCGCTACCATTGTTTgggtatgtatgtatatatatataatatatataataatattatattaatatatttttaataattatgtataatttattaagataaaattttacatcatttaacactatgtctattttagtctttttatcaaattttaatagtttatcaatttttttcaaatcaaacacataactgttaataacttaaaaacatatttatccaaatacatTATTAGATTAAATACTAGTCAAATTTTAAGTTCTATACAATTTAAAAGCTAAATAGcttaaaattatgaaaagaaaaaaaaaaaaaaagaaggtaagccaaacaccccttTCATGTCGTGTTGGGACGTTCAATAACCTTTTTCAAAATAACCACGCTGGCTTTCCTTATGTATTGGCTAACCGTATGAGAACGCTCGCTTAGCTCGTCTACATTTTGCATAAATTGATTGATGTTCTTCTTGATCTCTGCCATTGCTATTATCACTCCCTCATCCTCTGCAACAGCGAAATCCACGTTGTTTAAGAGGGCTTCcatcttaattttcaatcttttcacgCGTGCCTGAATGGTTTCCAACTCCCCGACAGTCAGGGAAATCTGTTGTTTCATTGAATCGTTCATTTTCCCTTGCCTTCCCACTTCTTCCTCGTATTTCTTCCAGAAGGAGTTAATCCAGCTTCCCATAGTCCCCAGTGGAGCCGAAGCCGCCGCACCCACCAGAGCCGCCACAACCGGTGGTGCAGCGACGGCCGCCACCACCACCGAGCAGATCAAAATGGAAGCAAATGTGGCTGCAAATATTACGTTCGACAGGTTCTTCCACGTCCTCACGGATCCCAATTCTTCGTCAAGCTTCTGCTTTCTCTTCTCCAGTTTATACAGCATGGACTGTTGCTGCTCCAAAACCGATTGGAACAGCGATAAGAACTCCTCCGTGAAAGGGTCTCCGGAGGCCTTGAAGTCCCCCAGTTTTCGCAATGTTTTCCTATAGACCTCGGTTTGACtcgtctcttcttcttcttcttctttctcgaaACTCTGCACGGCGGCCTTGACAATGAGCAGGCTTTCGCGGGCGCGCTTGAGACGGCTATCGAGGGCGTTGAAGAACCCCAAGTTAAGGAGGCAGTTCTTGAAGTAATCGTCAACCAGATCGGACAGTTCCGGGTTCCTCCATATGTCGTCCTTGCACTGGACAATGAAATGGACCACTTTCTGGTTGACCTCGATCAAGCAGTAGTCGGTCCAATCTCGGAAGGCGGCCAAGGAAATCGACCGATCGACGCTGACGCCGACGGCTAGAGTGTTGATGAGGCGGCTGGTGCGCTCTTGGAGGGCGGAGTCGAAGAACTGGAGCTCCGGGTCTAGCCGGCAAGCAGCCTCATAGGAGGTCAGATCGCCGTCGATGTCGGAATGAATGGGATTAATGAAGTTAATTAGGGGCGGGAGATCAGTAGTGCTGCGATTATTAGCCTCTCTACGACTTGTCTTGCTAAATAGGCACCCCATTGCTGATCGACGATTGATTGGTACCCAGAGATAAATAGGAGGACGGTGAATTTAAGGCAATTGGAGGGGATGAAAATGGGGATAAATAGGAAGTAAGCGAGGAAGGATCCGGCGAGGACAAAGCGCGTTGGATGGATTGTCTGACAGAGACAGGAGACCAGACCTGAAACGACGACGCGGGGGAGAACTGGGGAAATGGCGATGAGGACGCCTCCGCACTGCCCAGCCCGGCCCGCTTTCCGTTCTAGAAGCTATCTTTTAATATAAACAACTAGTCAATCTTTGGGTTCACTTTTTAAGTCCCCGTTGACatacttttttatttgtttacatcatcatatatttttccttattaTTAAATGCaaagagaaaacaaataaaatgattaaaaaaaaaacactccgAAGAACAGTAAAATATTGAAAAGCTCTAAAATCATTTGGGCCTTTTGACTGAACCTGCGATGGCAATGGGCCATTGGCTTTTGGTACAGAGAAAATTGTTGTAGATCCGATCAACAGTGAGCCCAATAACATCCGGCCTTTCTCTGGTCTCGCTGTGCTTAAATTAATGGGGGAGAGTGTtggaattaataataaaaaccaTGTTACTTTTAAACAAAATTGtcttcaattaaaatttaaaattacaacaCTTTATTCTCAAGTAAATATAAAAACCCTCATCTCTCTTCagtacaattattattatatttaactcGATTCTTTTCTATTCAAATTATGACATAAAGTATTCTATAACTCATTCTTaaccattttattaatttaaatataacaattttagTACGCAACAAAAGTTAATGGAGTttcaatattaaaattattatttaatcttgaaaattaaaaagtactAAAGTCACTTTTACATTGGCATCATTGATCAATACTTGTGCCCCGTGCCctatcgaaaaaaaaaaaaaaaaattgtgcctTTTATTTGTGCAACACTATCAAGATCTGTGttatttgtcttcttcttttgtttccCCCCTTATTTTGAGGACCCAATCCAAGTGATAATGTTAAACCGGCCAACACTGAGTGGGTGGAAACAAAAGATGGGTCTTTGCTTCCTGTGAAAACGGGAAGCAAGGAGAGGAGAAATCTATGTTCTTATCACAttcaagataagatttatagtAGGCCTCTTTGTCTCTCGTCCTCTCTTCAAAATAGCATAAAAACAGAATAACTGGCCGAGCTTGTTTTCGTCCTGGCTTTTcctgattaaattttttttattttgaagcaCTCAAAGCAGCTTATCTATGGGGGGAAAAGACAAACTGAAAGATGCAATCATGAGTTGGCTTTTATGGCCTTTACTTTAGGCTCCCATTCCAGTCTCAGCAACCATACAGTTcatcacaattatatatatatatatatagctgatcAAATTATTGCATTATTCTCGTGGAAACCTTTTCTTATCCATTTGTTTATCACTGGTTGGCTTCCCCATTCACATGGAATGTTTGCACTTTTCGAATGAAATTAAGATCCATCAAATCTACGTAATTTTAATTAGCTGTAAGTCACTTGATGACCAGCACTGATTATGATGCTGTCCCACGTTGGCAAATTGATAtaaggttttttctttttttctttttttgggttaaGTTTTATATCTAAGTTATTTTGTCCCACACTGAAAAAGTAgaaattcttattttcttgagtggttatatatatatatatatgtagattactgattttaagaatatttaaaaattataattgaagaTTTCTAGAATACAAGTGTGCTGTATTTTAAAGGCGGTCTATTAAGGTATGTAATGTCAGCAAACATGATTATGTCACATGCATTCACTAACTTCTAACATTactctttatatttttctatttattctttCCGCAGATCCATAGTGTGTTAGTTTTACcatcttttatattatatatattgccttATCTGGCCAGAAGAACTGTTTCTTCATGTGAATTTGTGCTCCATTAGAGTTTGCAATATCATAGGAAACAACTCAACTTGTTTCATTCTGTAACCATTTTCAGTATCTTTGATTCTTTGGCTGATTGGGATGGCCATGCCAACGGCAGTGGAACTTCTCTTCTCCCTAGCCCTGCTTCCCTGTATTACTCTCTGTATATGTCTTCTTGTCCACCATCTCATCAGCAGGAACAAGTGCAGAACAGCCACTGGGATCGTCCCGGCTGCAAATTTTCCTCTCCCTCCAGGAAGAACTGGCTGGCCTATCATCGGCGAAAGCCTGGATTATTTTCTCAAGCTCAGGGACTGTGTCCCAGAACAGTTTGTGTCCGAAAGGAGAGACAGATTCTCCACGAAAATCTTCAGAACTTCGCTTCTGGGAGAATCCATGGCAGTCTTCTGCGGCGCAGAGGGGAACAAGTTTCTGTTCTCGAGCGAAAACAAGCTGGTCCATCTATGGTGGCCGAGCTCCATCAACAAGATATTCCCAAAATCGCGCGAGGAATTCATGAAGGAGGACTCGACAAAAGTGCGCAGAATACTGCAGCCATTCCTCAAGGCGGATGCGCTTCAAAGATGCATAGGCACAATGGATTTGGCCATGAAACAGCATCTGAAGATGGATTGGGATCGCGATGAAGTTAAAGTTTCATCGGCTGTCACCAAGTACACATTCATGCTGGCATGTCGGCTGTTCTTAAGCATCGAAGATCCCATAAAGATTGAGAAACTTGGCAAGCCATTTGGGGACATAACTGCTGGGACTGTGTCAATGGCTATAAATCTGCCTGGAACTGCTTTCAACCGGGCCATAAAAGCGTCAAAGCTGATGCGCAAGGAGCTGGAAGATATgatcaaacaaagaaaaatggatCTTTTGGAGAAGACGACATTGGCAACGCAGGATTTACTGTCTTATATGTTGCTGGGGAACGATGAGAATGATCAGTTCTTGACTGAAGCTGACATCGCAAGCAATATTGTGGGTCTTCTTCATGCCGGCACCCACACGCTCAACGTTGCTCTCACCTTCATCATGATGTATCTGGCTGAGCTTCCTGATGTCTATGATCAGGTGCTTAGAGGTAAGCATGATTCCCAGGGAATCTTTTCTTTCCGTTTAGTTTAATTCCGTAATTAATTGTTTTCACTCAAAATCTATTTTAGAACGATTTTCAAGGTGGTGATCAGAAcacttgaaaattaaatgctaagTTTCTTGTTGCAGTAAAGTCAGATGCATATATAATAAGGTGGGATGAGAACGTATTGTATAATATAAAAACTACGGTCCAAACCTGGTATGGATTACAGTGACAAACATTCAAATTTAGGACTtgctatgtgtgtgtgtgtgtgtgtgtgtgatgaaCAATTCAAAGAGAATCCACGTGAAAGAGAAAACTAATATCAAAAGTGATGCTTGTCGGTTGTCATTTTAGAAGAGGCCAAGAGCTTCCAAACAACTGAAGAGTTAAATCTATATACAGTTATGCTTAcagaaaatatttcaagttcAATGTAATGACTAACAAGGCTCTGTTTCCTGGTACATTTTGCGAAAGAGCAAATGGGTATAGCCAAGTCAAAAGAACCAAGCGAGATGCTCAACTGGGAGGACATAAGGAAGATGAAATACTCATGGAATGTTGCAAGTGAAGTGCTGAGACTGAGGCCCCCATCTTTCGGAACATTCAGAGAGGCCATTACTGACTTCACCTACGCCGGCTATCTCATTCCCAAAGGATGGAAGGTAAGCCATAATTCCCCTTAAAGCACTgcgattttaaaaataatgccAACTAAAGTTCATGTAGCCGGTTTTTTCACATCGTTGTTGACTGGTCTGGTTTTTTATGGGTGTTGGCAGCTACATTTGATAGCACAATCCACGCACAAGAATCCGGAGTACTTCCCGAATCCGGAGAAGTTTGATCCAGCAAGGTTCGAAGGAAATGGACCGCCCCCATTCACATTTGTGCCTTTTGGAGGGGGACCTCGAATGTGCCCCGGGAACGAATACGCCCGGCTATTGATACTAGTGTTCATGCACAATGTGGTGACAAAGTTCAGGTGGGAGAAGGTGATTCCTAATGAGAGAGTTGTCATTGATCCTCTTCCAAGGCCAACTCGAGGACTTCCAATCCGGCTCCATCCTCACAAGTTTCTGCTCTAGTTACGCCTTTTTcggtttctttttttctttttcttttttttttttgggtttgtcTCCTTTTAATTTTCATCGCGTGGGGCTcgtaattacataaataaatggtAATGGCGGTACATTATCCTATATAAGTTTTTATGTTCAATGTGACTACCACATTTTCCATTCAAGATGATACTGCAGAATTAGAACCCCCAAGTGCTTGTTATTGCTGCTGGTTGGGGATGCAATGGGGACGCCCAACTAGAGGCTGAAGATTTTGCATGCTATTTGTGATGCATGAAAATTTAGTAACCAGGAAgaagaaattaacaaaaaaatcgCGGCAAGCAAAGAGGTCCAATATTTCTACGGAAACAGGATAGGCATCCTCTTCTGCCTTCATCTCCAGGCACACGTTAACTTGCGGACAAATTCCATTATTCCAAGCATATCTCCCATTTTTTCAATGTATTGTGTATGTTTTTTTGAGGATCACTATCTTGATGTATATCTTCAGGAGCAAGCTCTCCTGAGCATTGCTTTAATGCTGGAAACTTCTAGTGCCTTCGTCTGACAGAGAAGATATTACATATTATTGGAGAACCAATGATTAATTGGTCGTTGTAGTATAGTGGTGAGTATTCCCGCCTGTCACGCGGGTGACCCGGGTTCGATCCCCGGCAACGGcgtttctctcttttgttttttgatgGGCATCTTAGCCGATGCTTATTCATCAACGAATGCACAGCGCGGGGTTCTGCCGACTTGACTTGGAAGCTGGCTGTGGCTGAAGAGACGAGTTGCCTGCCGGCTTTGTTGACTGGTAGTTTCTTCTCGTGCAGCAATGGAGAATGGCAATTTTACGCTGATCTCCATTGCTGGAGCGAACAGAACAGGCTTCAATCAAACCCAGAAAAGTCCCAGTTTGATTTTTTGCTCGCTGGGCCCTGGGGTCTCTATACATTATACACCTGAAAAGGGTGGTGTTCAATCACTCATCAGAATGACAGGTTCACTCGTGATTTGGGACAAGGATATCTTGCTGAAggctcttatttattttatttcatttcaatATCTAATATTTCGGAGGGGATGCAGCAGCTGCCATGTGTCAAAACTCCAGATTCTGCTTTTGTTTTATTCTTGACAAATAGAAGAGAAACTGTGTCCTCAAGAATATTAAGGAAAATATGCTCAAATAGGATTGGTGCAGCACAGCTGATTGATTCATCTCTTGGTCGGTCTTGCTCTTGCTGGAATTATGCCCATCGAACCAACTGGGCGGTGGCAAGGGACTGAACTAAAAATTGGAGAAATCATAAACTTCGTACCTCACCCAGTGCTGTCTAACTCAAGAAATTGTTCCTCTGTTTAGTTTTGTGTAGAAAAGTGAACTAAAAAGTGTCTTCTACGGGGAGGGGAgaacccccccccaaaaaaaaaaaaaaggaaaaggaaataatgaggaaaagaaagaaaatctttcctttcccttctccTCCTCAAACCTCAACCCAAGTTTCAAGTACCGAGGAAGAAAGCCTATTTGAGTTACAGCACCATGACTGAATACTGATGGAATGAAAATTACATGAAAATTAGGGAATTCATGGTTTACTATCTGAGAATGAACTTTATGCCTACAGAATAAATACATATCAGTTTCCCCTGTAAGCAATATAATTGGTAAGCGCAATCAAGGGAGCCGCCCTGTCCCGATCAAACCCAGAAAGCTGATCCTTTGCCTCGTTATTCAATTTCTCAGCAAACTCTCTGGATTTCTCAATGCCAATAAGTTTGGGATAAGTCACCTTGTCGGCAACCAAATCTTTCCCCGCCGTCTTCCCCAAATCTTGCGACGACTTGGTGACATCCAGAATGTCATCCACAACCTGAAACAACAACCCAATTTTTCTTGCGAAATTCCGGAGCTTCTCGACTTGTTCGTCGGACCCACCTCCCAAAATCGCCCCCAGAACTACCGACCCCTCCAATAACGCCGCCGTCTTGTGGCGGTGGATGAATTCGAGGTGTTCTAATCCAACATCAGATATGCCTTCGGAACAAATGTCGACCACCTGGCCGGCAACCAGCCCCTCTGATCCGATCGATTTCGCCAGCTCGCCGATCACGCGAAGGATTTTCTCCGAAGACACGCCCTTCGTGGCTGTGGCGACGTGCTCGAAGGCGAACGCGAGAAGGGCATCGCCGGCGAGGACGGCGATGTCCTCGCCAAAGACCTTGTGGTTGGTGGGCTTGCCGCGGCGGAGGTTGTCGTTGTCCATACAGGGAAGGTCATCGTGCATGAGGGACATGGTGTGGATCATCTCCACGGCGCAGGCCGCCGGCATGGCGGTGGACTGGTGGCCGCCGACCAGCTCGCAGGCGGCGATGCAGAGGATGGGGCGGACCCGTTTCCCGCCGGCGAGGAGAGAGTAGCGCATGGACTCGTAGATCTCCAGCGGGTCCCGCAGGGAGACGGCGTCGTTTAGGGCTTGGTTCACCGAATCGGCCTTTTCGACCATATAGGCCTTGAAATTGAAGGCGGATGAGGATAAGGTTCCCACATGGCTCTGCCTTCTGGCTTCTTCTTCGCCTTTGGCCGTCTCTTGTTTGGCAATAGTTGcagagatagagaaagaagaagaagaagaagagatggatCGGGATCTCGGCCTCTGAAACAAGAAGAAAGCAGGTTTTTGCTTGGAAGAAGATGCAGATCTACTAAGTAGGCCACCCATGGAACGGGTTTGGACCCAAGGAGAGCCAAGATTCACAGAATTCATCATCGTCCAAGCTATACAAATTTTGGTTTTTTGCTAACAAGAATGGAACGTAAACAGCTGAAACCTTTGGATATCTGAGAAAGGGATCCACTTCTTCAACTTCATACTATATATCCATCGTACTCGTGAGTCTTGTGGCGTTTAAGAGATTGGATGGGATACGAAGAGTTGGTCGGTGAGTGCCCGGGTCGGCGGTCCTTTCCTAAGCCAAATTTGATGGTATTACAGTACAGTACAGTGcacctatatatatagccaGCATTGGTCGAGTGGTAATCAACGTGTGCCATTTTTGAGtgattccaaaaaataaaaataacctaATAAAATATGACATCTTTTCTTTGATATCGAGATCACCATTAAAAAACACAATGGGTTATTGAAGGACTCCACGACGTCTCTTTTATAGACAAAAGTCTTTTCGATAATTATGAGTGACACTACATGACTTGAGGGCATAATCCCCCTCTTGATTGAATTTGCTCACTCAGAGCTTGTTGGATACCAATTTGTCggtttctttctcttctttttttttttttaaattttattttattgtgttGCTAAACCAAGACATAAATTGTATTTGACCTTACTCCATACATGATTAGAGGAAATAAACACAAACGTGTGGGCAAAGAACAGAGGCAAAAGACGAATAAGAGAAACGAAAGATCGGTTTCTTCAGATACCGAACCAATGAATGGGCCATACCATAATACCATTTAATTAAACTCAAGAGCAGAGACAACTTACCCAACTTAGGTtttctctccctcccccccccccaaaaaaaatgtGGGAAAGAAGGTGCAGTCAGTGCTAGCTACTGTCTCTAGCATTGGACCGGACGAGAACGTGAATCACCAGGCGGACAAGTTTTGTTCACACTTGAAGGAAGAGACTACT from Diospyros lotus cultivar Yz01 chromosome 6, ASM1463336v1, whole genome shotgun sequence encodes:
- the LOC127804295 gene encoding UPF0496 protein 1-like — protein: MGCLFSKTSRREANNRSTTDLPPLINFINPIHSDIDGDLTSYEAACRLDPELQFFDSALQERTSRLINTLAVGVSVDRSISLAAFRDWTDYCLIEVNQKVVHFIVQCKDDIWRNPELSDLVDDYFKNCLLNLGFFNALDSRLKRARESLLIVKAAVQSFEKEEEEEETSQTEVYRKTLRKLGDFKASGDPFTEEFLSLFQSVLEQQQSMLYKLEKRKQKLDEELGSVRTWKNLSNVIFAATFASILICSVVVAAVAAPPVVAALVGAAASAPLGTMGSWINSFWKKYEEEVGRQGKMNDSMKQQISLTVGELETIQARVKRLKIKMEALLNNVDFAVAEDEGVIIAMAEIKKNINQFMQNVDELSERSHTVSQYIRKASVVILKKVIERPNTT
- the LOC127804294 gene encoding dammarenediol 12-hydroxylase-like codes for the protein MGHIIWRNGRKNEGNSGILVSLILWLIGMAMPTAVELLFSLALLPCITLCICLLVHHLISRNKCRTATGIVPAANFPLPPGRTGWPIIGESLDYFLKLRDCVPEQFVSERRDRFSTKIFRTSLLGESMAVFCGAEGNKFLFSSENKLVHLWWPSSINKIFPKSREEFMKEDSTKVRRILQPFLKADALQRCIGTMDLAMKQHLKMDWDRDEVKVSSAVTKYTFMLACRLFLSIEDPIKIEKLGKPFGDITAGTVSMAINLPGTAFNRAIKASKLMRKELEDMIKQRKMDLLEKTTLATQDLLSYMLLGNDENDQFLTEADIASNIVGLLHAGTHTLNVALTFIMMYLAELPDVYDQVLREQMGIAKSKEPSEMLNWEDIRKMKYSWNVASEVLRLRPPSFGTFREAITDFTYAGYLIPKGWKLHLIAQSTHKNPEYFPNPEKFDPARFEGNGPPPFTFVPFGGGPRMCPGNEYARLLILVFMHNVVTKFRWEKVIPNERVVIDPLPRPTRGLPIRLHPHKFLL
- the LOC127804296 gene encoding geranylgeranyl pyrophosphate synthase, chloroplastic-like — encoded protein: MMNSVNLGSPWVQTRSMGGLLSRSASSSKQKPAFFLFQRPRSRSISSSSSSFSISATIAKQETAKGEEEARRQSHVGTLSSSAFNFKAYMVEKADSVNQALNDAVSLRDPLEIYESMRYSLLAGGKRVRPILCIAACELVGGHQSTAMPAACAVEMIHTMSLMHDDLPCMDNDNLRRGKPTNHKVFGEDIAVLAGDALLAFAFEHVATATKGVSSEKILRVIGELAKSIGSEGLVAGQVVDICSEGISDVGLEHLEFIHRHKTAALLEGSVVLGAILGGGSDEQVEKLRNFARKIGLLFQVVDDILDVTKSSQDLGKTAGKDLVADKVTYPKLIGIEKSREFAEKLNNEAKDQLSGFDRDRAAPLIALTNYIAYRGN